CTTGGCCGCCAATCAGCGCAGAAAGCTGCTAACGAACCACAACACAAATAGCGTCACCACAGCAGTTGCTGACAGCAGAGGCATCCCTACACTGTTAAGCATACCTGCAAGCCCACTACTGACCATTGCACCTAGCCCTAAGCCCACAATCAAGCCTACCAAGGTCAACAACAATGCCCGCCCAAATTTGCGCTCTTTGCGGTTAAGGAAGTAGAGGCAGGCTCCTACGGCGATCGCTAACGACACCTGTACCGCAGCTCCGTCTGGCGATGGAAACAGAATCAGTAACGCGCTCAGCCCTAGATTAATCACCGCCGGATAGATGATATCAGGACGCTCTGGATCATCAGCTAGGCGCTCTATCCAAGCTGGCATGGGTCTCGCTGCTGTTGCTGTCGTCCTAGGGGCAGGAGCGGCGTTTTTTTCTGGGAACCGAATCACATCGGGAACTTTGATCTTGCCTTCTTGGCGTA
This genomic window from Cyanobacteriota bacterium contains:
- a CDS encoding CPP1-like family protein; translation: RQEGKIKVPDVIRFPEKNAAPAPRTTATAARPMPAWIERLADDPERPDIIYPAVINLGLSALLILFPSPDGAAVQVSLAIAVGACLYFLNRKERKFGRALLLTLVGLIVGLGLGAMVSSGLAGMLNSVGMPLLSATAVVTLFVLWFVSSFLR